The proteins below come from a single Mucilaginibacter mali genomic window:
- a CDS encoding IS1182 family transposase has translation MSSKRPVFKPYQQRQLMAIPPTLDELVPASHPVRVVNDVIDRLYLEPLLKAYHIRGSSSYHPQMLLKVLVYGYVTNTYSSRKLAAACRESVYLMWLSSMNYPDHNTINRFRGVRLKHALRDVFEDVVKLLAEEGLLSIEEVNTDGTKIEANANRYTFVWKKAIQTNKEKMKKQLSEIWDYAQSVAKEEDRLPDPPDFTVIDSEKVNAAVDKLNEKLSSREDVSKQVKSKLRYISKHYPQAIARYEQQEALLGERNSYSKTDTDATFMRMKEDHMKNGQLKPGYNVQISTSNQFIVNYTIHSNTTDTNTLSAHLAQHEVSFGKAPQVLTADAGYGSEENYTRLEQKGTIAFVKYGMFDKEQNENHNNKHPFAANKLFYNQEKDCYICPMGQQMNFIGTSKRKTSTEFEQTVKRYQAVNCANCPLNGICHKSKGNRIIEINENLNRLKQKAHELLNSEEGIQRRKKRCFDVEPVFGNIKQNHGFKRFMLRGKEKVEIEWGLVAIAQNLRKKAA, from the coding sequence ATGTCCTCTAAAAGACCTGTATTCAAGCCCTACCAGCAACGGCAGTTGATGGCTATTCCTCCGACACTTGACGAATTAGTTCCGGCATCGCACCCGGTGCGTGTAGTTAACGATGTGATCGACAGGCTCTATCTGGAACCATTGCTGAAAGCTTATCATATCCGCGGGAGTTCAAGCTATCACCCGCAAATGTTGTTAAAGGTGCTGGTATATGGGTATGTAACCAACACCTACTCCAGCCGAAAGCTGGCAGCAGCCTGCCGGGAAAGCGTTTACCTGATGTGGCTGAGTTCGATGAACTATCCTGATCATAATACGATCAACCGTTTCCGGGGCGTACGTTTGAAGCATGCGCTGCGTGATGTGTTCGAAGATGTGGTGAAACTTTTGGCAGAGGAAGGCCTGCTCAGTATTGAAGAAGTGAATACGGACGGGACAAAGATAGAGGCGAATGCAAACCGGTATACCTTTGTCTGGAAGAAAGCGATTCAGACCAATAAGGAAAAGATGAAAAAGCAGCTGTCAGAGATATGGGACTATGCCCAAAGCGTAGCAAAAGAAGAAGACAGGCTGCCTGATCCGCCTGACTTTACTGTTATTGACAGTGAAAAGGTCAATGCCGCAGTAGATAAACTCAATGAGAAGCTTTCCTCGCGTGAGGATGTTTCCAAACAGGTCAAAAGCAAGCTGCGGTATATCAGCAAACATTACCCGCAGGCCATTGCCCGCTATGAGCAGCAGGAAGCTCTGCTGGGTGAACGCAACAGCTATTCCAAGACCGATACGGATGCCACATTCATGCGGATGAAGGAAGACCACATGAAAAACGGCCAGTTAAAACCGGGGTATAATGTTCAGATATCCACATCCAACCAGTTCATTGTCAATTACACCATTCACTCCAACACCACAGACACCAATACATTAAGTGCTCATTTAGCGCAGCATGAAGTCAGCTTTGGCAAAGCACCGCAAGTGCTTACAGCCGATGCCGGATATGGCTCCGAGGAGAACTACACGCGGTTGGAACAAAAAGGAACAATCGCCTTTGTAAAGTATGGGATGTTCGATAAGGAACAAAATGAGAATCACAACAACAAGCACCCTTTTGCAGCAAATAAGCTTTTTTACAACCAGGAGAAAGATTGTTACATCTGCCCGATGGGCCAGCAAATGAATTTCATCGGAACAAGTAAAAGAAAAACAAGCACGGAGTTTGAACAAACGGTAAAAAGATACCAGGCAGTTAACTGCGCTAACTGTCCGCTGAACGGTATTTGCCATAAATCAAAAGGGAATCGGATCATTGAAATCAATGAAAACCTGAACCGCCTGAAACAAAAGGCGCACGAGCTGTTAAACAGTGAAGAAGGCATACAACGGCGAAAGAAACGCTGCTTTGATGTAGAACCTGTATTTGGTAATATTAAGCAGAACCATGGCTTTAAACGGTTTATGCTCCGCGGCAAGGAAAAAGTAGAAATAGAATGGGGTTTAGTTGCAATCGCACAAAATCTAAGGAAAAAAGCGGCTTAA
- a CDS encoding HYC_CC_PP family protein: protein MFKKISVLTLVLLYFVTASGFALNLHYCGNTLASVKIDAPAKKCGPVKMKCCRDKHVEVKVKDAHKSAASHSLLSKLFMVDLPKLPFEEYLFPEQETSGGASADRGPPNLGCKTPVYIKNCTFRI, encoded by the coding sequence ATGTTTAAGAAAATAAGCGTACTTACACTTGTGCTGCTGTACTTTGTTACAGCATCGGGCTTTGCGCTTAATTTGCATTATTGCGGCAATACGCTGGCTTCTGTAAAGATAGACGCGCCTGCCAAAAAATGCGGCCCGGTAAAAATGAAATGCTGCCGGGATAAACATGTAGAAGTTAAGGTAAAAGACGCCCACAAATCGGCTGCTTCGCATTCGTTGCTAAGCAAGCTGTTCATGGTCGATCTGCCTAAACTACCTTTCGAGGAGTACCTTTTCCCCGAGCAGGAAACTTCCGGCGGCGCTTCAGCCGACCGTGGCCCGCCAAATCTTGGTTGTAAAACCCCGGTATACATCAAAAACTGCACTTTCCGCATTTGA
- a CDS encoding heavy-metal-associated domain-containing protein, whose translation MKFLKIFPLLMLFCIGIAKAQFTKAEVQVSGLTCSMCSKATEKALRTLDFIGDIKPDLNRNLFVLTFKSNAPVNLDLISKKVQGAGFAINNLKATFNFANAKVDNNAFSYQGDTFLIVNGADKAPGSSADITVVDKGFAPASVYKKYAAKSADVKTGKLYRVVI comes from the coding sequence ATGAAATTCCTAAAAATATTCCCCCTGCTGATGCTGTTCTGCATCGGCATAGCCAAAGCCCAATTCACCAAAGCCGAAGTACAGGTAAGCGGCCTTACCTGCTCAATGTGTTCAAAAGCCACCGAAAAAGCCTTGCGCACGCTTGATTTTATCGGCGATATCAAACCCGATCTTAACCGTAACCTGTTCGTGTTAACTTTTAAAAGCAACGCGCCGGTTAACCTTGATCTGATCAGCAAAAAGGTGCAGGGCGCGGGCTTCGCTATCAATAACCTGAAAGCCACTTTCAATTTCGCTAATGCCAAGGTTGATAATAACGCTTTCAGTTACCAGGGCGATACCTTCCTTATTGTTAACGGGGCGGATAAGGCGCCGGGCAGCAGTGCCGATATTACGGTGGTAGATAAAGGCTTCGCCCCGGCATCGGTATATAAAAAATATGCCGCCAAAAGCGCCGATGTTAAAACGGGCAAACTTTACCGGGTAGTTATTTAA
- a CDS encoding metal-dependent hydrolase, with product MKFTFYGQSCFMLEACGKKLLFDPFITHNPLAKHIDISTLMPDYILLSHGHGDHVADLLPVQKQSGAKVICIAEIANWLGKLGVENVAGMNIGGTVKEEVFSAKMVLAIHSSTLPDGSSGGTAAGFVINTEGRKIYFAGDTALTYDMKLLADENLAWAILPIGDNYTMGIDDAIKSTSFFNCKKVIGVHYDTFPAIVIDHKEALDKFAAAGVELHLPGIGESMEL from the coding sequence ATGAAATTCACATTTTACGGACAATCCTGCTTTATGCTGGAGGCCTGCGGAAAGAAGCTATTATTCGATCCGTTTATTACACACAACCCGCTGGCTAAACACATCGACATCAGCACGCTGATGCCTGATTACATCCTGCTATCCCACGGCCACGGCGATCACGTAGCCGACTTGCTGCCGGTCCAAAAGCAAAGCGGCGCCAAAGTGATCTGTATTGCCGAGATAGCCAACTGGCTGGGTAAGCTAGGCGTTGAGAATGTTGCCGGCATGAATATCGGCGGCACGGTTAAGGAAGAGGTTTTCAGTGCGAAAATGGTTTTGGCGATACACTCCAGCACTTTGCCCGATGGTTCATCAGGCGGTACTGCGGCTGGTTTTGTGATCAACACCGAAGGCAGAAAGATCTACTTTGCCGGGGATACCGCATTAACCTACGATATGAAGCTGCTGGCCGACGAGAACCTGGCCTGGGCTATATTACCTATCGGCGATAACTATACTATGGGTATCGACGATGCCATCAAGTCGACCTCCTTCTTTAATTGCAAAAAGGTTATCGGTGTACATTACGATACCTTCCCGGCGATTGTGATAGACCACAAAGAGGCGCTGGACAAGTTTGCCGCCGCCGGCGTGGAACTGCACTTGCCGGGCATTGGCGAGAGCATGGAATTATAA
- a CDS encoding YbaB/EbfC family nucleoid-associated protein translates to MFDKLFEAQQKAGEVKQRLDNITVTGAAEGGKITVTANGNKVIQSVVIDEVFLKDADKDELEELLVVAVNKALTQADNVSQSEMAAMTKDMFGGMGGLFGK, encoded by the coding sequence ATGTTCGATAAATTATTTGAAGCCCAGCAAAAGGCCGGCGAAGTAAAGCAAAGACTGGATAACATCACCGTAACCGGCGCTGCCGAGGGTGGCAAGATCACCGTTACGGCCAATGGCAACAAGGTGATCCAATCGGTAGTGATTGACGAGGTATTTTTAAAAGATGCCGATAAAGATGAACTGGAAGAACTACTGGTTGTAGCCGTTAACAAAGCCCTTACCCAGGCCGATAACGTTAGCCAAAGCGAAATGGCCGCCATGACCAAGGATATGTTCGGCGGCATGGGCGGATTGTTTGGGAAATAG
- a CDS encoding serine hydrolase domain-containing protein, with product MSLVYKNTLSVLFSLLVMSSCSSNPSEKKEAEAVESKQIDTVALLKYSPKNADKKIDEFMQHLHKVAGFNGNVLVAKNGKIIYENAFGWANYPRQDSLTLNSQFELASISKTLTATATLQLMERGKLKLDDSVQRFYPNFPYHGVTIRMLLTHRSGLPNYVYAIDDVYRKEHRDQKKGVTNQQMMDLLAQYKPPRYNVPDKSYRYNNSNFMVLGSIIEKVTGMPYAQYMAQNIFKPAGMHHTNVYSKAVYDKIPTKVLGHDRNRWKYSVAQNYLDGPVGDKGVYSTVGDLFLFDRALRAGMLIKKSTQDSAYKNRVPLKNGHFGYGYGWHLFEAPGEQVVYHTGWWHGFRHNFLRDMKRDIVIILLDNMANASLLHLDDLYKMTGMPVVRLGAYGRGGEEEDEQVAAPTIEKKKAPVKEKKKEPAKASKKQKTTKKSAPSKHKSKKH from the coding sequence ATGAGTTTAGTGTATAAAAACACCCTGTCCGTTCTTTTTTCGTTATTGGTTATGTCGTCCTGCTCATCAAACCCCTCCGAAAAAAAGGAGGCCGAAGCAGTTGAGAGCAAGCAAATTGACACTGTGGCATTATTAAAGTACAGTCCTAAAAATGCCGATAAAAAGATAGACGAATTTATGCAACACCTGCACAAGGTGGCCGGGTTTAACGGCAATGTGCTTGTAGCTAAAAACGGTAAAATAATTTACGAAAACGCCTTTGGCTGGGCTAATTACCCACGCCAGGATAGCCTTACGCTTAACTCTCAGTTCGAACTGGCGTCCATCAGCAAAACGCTTACTGCAACCGCCACGCTGCAACTGATGGAACGCGGAAAACTAAAGCTCGACGATTCGGTACAGCGTTTTTACCCTAACTTTCCGTATCATGGCGTTACCATCCGCATGCTGCTCACGCATCGTTCGGGCCTGCCTAATTATGTGTATGCTATTGATGACGTTTACCGCAAAGAACACCGCGATCAGAAAAAGGGCGTTACTAACCAACAGATGATGGACCTGCTGGCGCAATACAAACCTCCGCGCTATAATGTGCCCGATAAAAGCTATCGATATAACAACTCCAACTTTATGGTGCTGGGATCTATTATCGAGAAGGTAACCGGCATGCCTTACGCCCAGTATATGGCGCAAAATATCTTTAAGCCGGCAGGCATGCACCATACCAATGTATACTCTAAAGCAGTTTACGATAAGATCCCGACCAAGGTGCTGGGGCACGATCGTAACAGATGGAAATACTCGGTAGCGCAAAATTACCTTGACGGGCCTGTTGGCGATAAGGGCGTTTACAGTACCGTGGGCGATCTGTTTCTGTTTGATCGCGCGTTGCGCGCCGGAATGCTTATCAAAAAATCGACCCAGGATTCGGCTTATAAAAACCGGGTACCGCTGAAGAACGGGCATTTTGGCTATGGCTACGGCTGGCACTTATTTGAAGCGCCGGGTGAGCAGGTAGTTTACCACACCGGCTGGTGGCATGGTTTCCGCCATAACTTTTTGCGCGATATGAAGCGGGATATTGTGATCATCCTTTTGGACAATATGGCCAACGCCAGCCTGTTGCACCTGGACGATCTGTATAAAATGACCGGCATGCCCGTAGTACGCTTAGGCGCTTATGGCCGCGGCGGCGAAGAGGAAGATGAACAGGTAGCCGCCCCTACCATCGAAAAGAAAAAAGCCCCGGTGAAAGAGAAAAAGAAGGAGCCGGCAAAGGCATCAAAAAAACAAAAGACGACAAAGAAAAGCGCGCCATCTAAACACAAAAGCAAAAAACACTAA
- a CDS encoding LutB/LldF family L-lactate oxidation iron-sulfur protein, whose protein sequence is MGNTAADFLVAAEEKAFDTRHRGIINFNIGKYDASVARGLSRIANLDNAKKRGHVIKWRVMENLDKFLPEFEANFQRRGGKVIWANDAAEAQREILNIVKKTGAKSVIKSKSMVTEEIHLNEFLETNGVESLESDLGEYIVQLLGQKPYHIVTPAMHLSKEDIAKLFHEKFGTPPDATPEQLAQKARELLREKYLQADIGVTGANFLIADTGSIAVSENEGNARLSTTFPKIHIAIVGIEKMIPSMADLDLYWPMLSTHGTGQNLTVYNTILSGPRQADETDGPEEMYVILLDNGRTNLLAQKEQREGLYCIRCGACLNACPIYKNIGGHTYNTSYSGPIGSVITPHLRGMEEFKHLSNASSLCGKCSEVCPVKIEIHKMLLLNRRDAVKDGLVTTKEKWGWGIWKKGMMKRGTMDLFGGKMKNYLMRRFFKKTWGHYREMPVVADKSFAKQWQERQNNNTAE, encoded by the coding sequence ATGGGAAACACCGCTGCCGATTTTTTAGTTGCCGCCGAAGAAAAGGCGTTCGATACCCGTCACCGCGGGATCATCAACTTTAATATCGGTAAGTACGATGCTTCAGTAGCGCGGGGCCTTTCGCGCATTGCTAATTTGGATAATGCCAAAAAGCGCGGCCATGTCATCAAGTGGCGGGTGATGGAAAACCTGGATAAGTTTCTGCCCGAGTTTGAAGCTAACTTCCAGCGCCGGGGAGGTAAGGTGATCTGGGCTAACGATGCGGCAGAAGCGCAACGCGAGATCCTGAACATCGTTAAAAAAACAGGCGCTAAATCGGTCATCAAATCAAAATCGATGGTGACCGAGGAGATCCACCTGAACGAATTTTTGGAAACCAACGGTGTGGAAAGCCTGGAAAGTGATCTGGGTGAATACATCGTGCAATTGCTTGGTCAAAAACCCTATCATATTGTTACCCCTGCCATGCACCTTAGCAAGGAGGATATCGCCAAACTGTTCCACGAGAAATTTGGCACACCGCCCGATGCCACACCCGAACAGCTGGCGCAAAAAGCCCGCGAGCTGCTTCGCGAAAAATACCTGCAGGCCGATATCGGCGTTACCGGCGCTAATTTTTTGATAGCCGATACCGGGAGTATCGCGGTAAGCGAGAACGAAGGCAATGCCCGACTTTCGACCACATTCCCCAAGATCCACATCGCCATTGTTGGTATCGAAAAAATGATCCCGTCGATGGCCGACCTCGACCTGTACTGGCCCATGCTTTCTACCCATGGCACAGGCCAAAACCTCACGGTTTATAATACCATTTTAAGCGGGCCGCGCCAGGCAGATGAGACCGATGGTCCGGAAGAGATGTATGTGATCCTGCTGGATAATGGCCGCACTAACCTGCTGGCCCAAAAGGAGCAGCGGGAGGGACTGTACTGCATCCGCTGCGGCGCGTGTTTAAATGCCTGTCCTATTTATAAAAACATTGGCGGGCATACGTATAATACATCTTACAGCGGGCCCATCGGCTCGGTGATTACGCCGCATTTGCGGGGGATGGAGGAATTTAAGCACCTCAGCAATGCATCTAGCCTGTGCGGTAAGTGCAGCGAGGTGTGCCCGGTGAAGATAGAGATCCACAAAATGCTGCTGCTGAACCGCCGCGACGCCGTAAAGGATGGCCTGGTGACCACTAAAGAGAAGTGGGGTTGGGGCATCTGGAAAAAAGGCATGATGAAGCGCGGCACCATGGATCTCTTTGGCGGTAAGATGAAGAATTACCTGATGCGCCGATTTTTCAAAAAAACATGGGGGCATTACCGCGAGATGCCGGTTGTGGCCGATAAATCGTTCGCTAAGCAATGGCAGGAGCGACAGAATAACAATACCGCCGAATGA
- a CDS encoding dihydrofolate reductase family protein, translating to MRKVILNVAVTLDGYIEGPNGEYDWCYTDQDYGMAAFFADIDTIFMGRKSYELIISTGDINAFPQPKYVFSDTLVPAEHPHVNIIRKDGFKDAVDKIKDEYGANIWLFGGAELLTAFMQENMVDEFLLSIHPILLGSGKLLFSELKDRVGLVHTGTETYSSGLVQVRYTLAGTN from the coding sequence ATGAGAAAAGTAATACTAAACGTAGCCGTTACCCTTGACGGTTATATAGAAGGCCCAAACGGCGAGTACGACTGGTGCTATACCGACCAGGATTATGGAATGGCCGCCTTTTTTGCCGATATCGACACCATTTTTATGGGCCGCAAAAGCTACGAGCTGATCATCAGCACGGGCGATATCAACGCGTTCCCGCAGCCTAAATATGTTTTTTCGGATACGCTGGTGCCGGCAGAGCACCCGCATGTGAACATTATCCGTAAGGACGGCTTTAAGGACGCGGTAGATAAAATAAAGGATGAATACGGTGCCAATATCTGGCTGTTTGGTGGGGCCGAATTGCTGACCGCTTTTATGCAGGAAAATATGGTTGATGAATTCCTGCTATCGATACATCCCATTTTGTTAGGCAGCGGCAAACTATTATTCAGCGAATTGAAGGACCGGGTTGGCCTGGTGCATACAGGAACTGAAACCTACAGTAGCGGCCTGGTGCAAGTTAGATATACGCTTGCCGGAACAAATTAG
- a CDS encoding GNAT family N-acetyltransferase, which yields MYNIRQATEADTEIIRQLAEDTWWPTYGPILAKEQIEFMLGEIYSAEKISQQLRTGEQQFLILTENTEPVAFAGYSPRTEDPEIYKLHKLYCLPKTQGKGYGKILINAVIEKVKEAGKHTLDLNVNRHNKALNFYQKMGFEVAYEEDIAIGPYWMNDYVMRKQLD from the coding sequence ATGTACAACATCAGGCAGGCAACCGAAGCCGACACTGAAATCATCCGTCAACTGGCCGAAGACACGTGGTGGCCAACCTACGGACCTATTTTAGCTAAAGAGCAAATTGAATTTATGCTGGGTGAGATCTATTCGGCCGAAAAGATCAGCCAGCAGTTGCGCACCGGCGAACAACAGTTTTTAATACTGACAGAGAACACCGAACCGGTAGCTTTCGCAGGCTATTCGCCACGAACGGAAGACCCGGAGATCTACAAGCTACACAAACTATACTGCCTGCCTAAAACGCAGGGGAAGGGTTATGGTAAGATCCTGATAAACGCGGTAATTGAAAAAGTGAAGGAAGCCGGTAAGCATACGCTGGATCTGAACGTAAACCGGCACAATAAAGCCCTCAACTTTTACCAAAAAATGGGCTTTGAAGTGGCTTACGAAGAAGACATCGCCATTGGCCCTTATTGGATGAACGACTATGTAATGCGCAAGCAGCTTGACTAA
- a CDS encoding alginate lyase family protein, with product MKKLKIIFSSALFILCALSVSSWTHEVKDDIKQQITATLRKQTLAEAAWALTQKPITVTAESCPRSAGGKHDFYSEGDYWWPDEKNPNGPYIQKDGMTNPDNFVAHRHAMIRFSQIIGALASAYKITGDVKYIKAAQVHLRAWFTDPETLMNPNLQYAQAIKGVATGRGIGIIDTIQLMEVVQGLEAMEASPALDKKLLAGVKDWFNQYITWLTTHPYGKDEMNAKNNHGTCWCMQTACFAKFTGNKAVLKFCSDRFKEVLLPNQMEKDGSFPQELRRTKPYGYSIFNLDAMTTLCQILSTPKDNLWEFELPDGRNIKQGIVFLQPFLADKNTWPYQHDVMHWESWPVAQPALAFGALAYHDQSFLNTWKKLDHDPKDEEIIRNLPVRHPLIWF from the coding sequence ATGAAAAAACTAAAAATAATATTCAGCAGCGCGCTGTTTATACTGTGCGCACTAAGTGTAAGTTCGTGGACGCACGAAGTAAAAGACGATATCAAACAGCAAATAACCGCCACACTGCGCAAACAAACGCTGGCCGAAGCCGCCTGGGCCTTAACGCAAAAGCCCATAACCGTTACCGCCGAGAGTTGCCCGAGAAGCGCAGGCGGGAAGCACGATTTTTACTCGGAGGGCGATTATTGGTGGCCGGATGAGAAGAACCCCAACGGGCCATACATCCAAAAAGATGGCATGACCAATCCCGATAATTTTGTGGCGCACCGCCATGCTATGATCCGCTTTAGTCAGATCATCGGCGCGCTGGCATCGGCCTATAAAATTACTGGCGATGTGAAATATATAAAAGCAGCGCAGGTACACCTGCGTGCCTGGTTCACCGATCCCGAAACGCTGATGAACCCGAACCTGCAATATGCGCAGGCTATAAAAGGTGTGGCGACAGGCCGGGGCATCGGTATTATCGATACCATCCAATTGATGGAAGTGGTACAGGGTTTGGAAGCCATGGAAGCATCGCCCGCGCTGGATAAAAAACTGCTGGCGGGAGTGAAAGATTGGTTCAATCAATACATTACCTGGCTAACCACGCACCCTTATGGCAAAGATGAGATGAACGCCAAAAACAACCACGGTACCTGCTGGTGTATGCAAACGGCCTGCTTCGCCAAATTTACCGGGAACAAAGCGGTATTAAAATTTTGCTCGGACAGATTTAAAGAAGTGTTGCTGCCTAACCAAATGGAAAAGGATGGCAGCTTTCCGCAGGAGTTGAGACGTACCAAGCCTTATGGTTACTCTATTTTTAACCTGGATGCCATGACCACCCTGTGCCAGATATTAAGTACACCCAAAGATAACCTGTGGGAATTTGAACTTCCAGATGGCCGCAACATTAAACAAGGGATCGTTTTTTTACAGCCCTTTTTAGCTGATAAAAACACCTGGCCTTACCAGCACGATGTGATGCACTGGGAAAGCTGGCCGGTAGCACAACCCGCGCTGGCATTCGGGGCGTTGGCGTATCACGACCAATCGTTTTTAAACACCTGGAAAAAGCTGGACCACGACCCTAAGGATGAGGAGATCATCCGTAACTTGCCGGTGAGGCATCCGTTGATCTGGTTTTAA
- a CDS encoding glycoside hydrolase family 31 protein, which yields MRSRYILPLLFIVCNVTVKAQSITWAQVQPGVWKGIIGKPEAFNLLNAAGAIPYTAGLQQMGKAAFPLAQSDIAARVSDGKTYLCFPLDKAEQLFGFGLNFQTVYQRGKILTLHVDNYAGKDNGRTHAPTPFYVSSKGYGVFINSARYINVYAGTAVRRDSKTPAVVQDRNTDKNWSSHPYSDAVEMLVPAAGVEIYVFAGPTAMDAVRRYNLLNGGGCLPPRWGLGFTQRVQRLTDAQGVADEAKAFEDRGYPLDFIGLEPGWQSKSYPCTFEWDKTRFPEPKKLVQDMLQKGIRLNLWTNPYISPEAPIYKSMLPYTGTHTVWNGAVPDLTMPAARKIFFGELFKNKVDIGISGYKMDEVDGGDTYLWPDVATFPSGHSAEQMRQTYGLMMQRYTYEMYHQRNQRTFGLVRASNGGGSSFPYVIYNDYYNHEDFITALINSGFAGTLWTPEVRASKTAEEWLRRFQSNIFSPMAMINAWSSGTKPWTFPEVAEQVKALANLRMQMMPYWYSEFAKYHFQGIPPFRAMNLEPGFTITEAKKENKKTNLEENPYEEATTKEVKDQYMAGEYLLVAPMFTGQTSRKVILPKGKWYDFYTGKYAGNGEVITVTPGLDKIPVYVKDGGVIPMMPAMLHAPKNGQKVDIEVRYYGEKPGSYLLYDDDGETFDYEKGGYSFREIKVTKAGGSISAAKKGKPDNVGKVTFKMMTE from the coding sequence ATGAGATCCCGATATATTTTACCGCTGCTTTTTATAGTTTGCAACGTAACTGTTAAAGCCCAATCCATCACCTGGGCACAGGTACAACCGGGTGTTTGGAAAGGCATTATCGGCAAGCCCGAAGCATTTAATTTGCTTAATGCCGCGGGTGCTATTCCTTATACAGCAGGTTTGCAGCAAATGGGCAAAGCAGCATTTCCTTTAGCCCAAAGCGATATTGCCGCGCGTGTATCGGATGGTAAAACCTACCTGTGTTTCCCTTTAGATAAAGCCGAGCAACTGTTTGGCTTCGGGCTGAATTTTCAAACCGTTTATCAGCGTGGTAAGATCCTTACCCTGCATGTAGATAATTATGCCGGTAAGGATAACGGCCGCACGCACGCGCCTACACCATTTTATGTATCGAGCAAAGGTTATGGGGTGTTTATTAACTCGGCTCGGTATATTAATGTGTATGCAGGTACGGCAGTACGTCGCGACAGTAAAACGCCCGCGGTAGTGCAGGACAGGAACACGGACAAAAACTGGTCGTCGCACCCTTATTCAGACGCGGTGGAAATGCTGGTGCCTGCTGCCGGGGTAGAGATCTATGTGTTTGCCGGCCCGACAGCTATGGACGCCGTGCGCCGTTATAACTTACTGAATGGCGGTGGCTGCCTGCCACCACGCTGGGGTTTGGGTTTTACCCAGCGTGTACAACGCTTAACCGACGCGCAAGGCGTAGCCGACGAAGCCAAAGCTTTTGAAGACCGCGGCTATCCGCTCGATTTCATCGGGCTGGAACCCGGCTGGCAAAGCAAATCGTATCCATGCACTTTCGAGTGGGATAAAACCCGCTTCCCCGAGCCGAAAAAACTGGTGCAGGATATGCTGCAAAAAGGCATCCGCCTAAATTTGTGGACCAACCCCTACATCTCGCCTGAAGCGCCTATTTATAAAAGTATGCTGCCCTATACCGGCACGCATACCGTTTGGAACGGAGCGGTACCAGACTTGACCATGCCAGCCGCCCGCAAAATATTTTTCGGCGAGTTATTTAAAAACAAGGTCGATATCGGCATCAGCGGTTACAAAATGGACGAGGTAGACGGCGGCGACACCTACCTGTGGCCGGATGTAGCCACATTCCCATCAGGACATAGTGCCGAACAAATGCGCCAAACTTATGGGCTGATGATGCAGCGTTATACTTACGAAATGTACCACCAGCGCAATCAGCGTACTTTCGGTTTGGTGCGTGCATCCAATGGCGGCGGTTCATCATTCCCGTATGTCATTTATAACGATTATTATAACCACGAGGATTTCATCACCGCCCTCATCAACAGCGGTTTTGCCGGGACCTTGTGGACGCCGGAAGTACGTGCATCTAAAACAGCCGAGGAATGGCTGCGCAGGTTCCAGTCGAATATTTTTTCGCCGATGGCCATGATCAATGCCTGGTCGAGCGGTACCAAACCCTGGACATTCCCCGAAGTTGCCGAACAGGTGAAGGCGCTGGCCAACCTGCGGATGCAGATGATGCCTTACTGGTACAGCGAGTTTGCCAAATACCATTTCCAGGGCATCCCGCCATTCCGGGCCATGAATTTAGAGCCGGGCTTCACCATTACCGAAGCCAAAAAGGAAAATAAGAAAACCAACCTGGAAGAAAACCCTTACGAGGAAGCCACTACCAAAGAGGTAAAAGACCAATACATGGCCGGCGAATACCTGCTGGTAGCGCCCATGTTCACCGGGCAAACAAGCCGCAAAGTAATACTGCCCAAAGGCAAATGGTACGATTTTTACACCGGCAAATACGCAGGCAACGGCGAGGTAATTACCGTTACACCGGGTTTGGATAAGATCCCTGTTTATGTGAAGGATGGCGGCGTGATCCCGATGATGCCCGCCATGCTGCATGCGCCAAAGAATGGCCAAAAGGTGGATATAGAAGTGCGCTACTATGGCGAAAAGCCGGGCAGCTATTTGCTTTATGACGATGACGGTGAGACCTTTGATTATGAAAAAGGGGGGTATTCGTTCCGCGAAATAAAAGTGACGAAGGCCGGTGGCAGTATATCGGCGGCGAAAAAAGGCAAGCCCGATAATGTGGGTAAGGTGACGTTTAAGATGATGACGGAGTAA